ttttttttttaaaaaaaaaaatatgaataccATAACTTTATTAAAAAGAGGATAAAAACATTATATCATGACTCAAATCAGACTCAATGAAAATAAGATTTTCctaatatatatagtattaaattaggaagctatatatatatatatatatttatatattaaaaccaacctatctgtctctctctcatttagggtttgtttgggatccttttattttgttaaagcagaaaactttttgctaaaagtattgtagataaatgtaaaagttagctgaaatagtaccataagacccatgaatattatcaaaaagtgcaatgagacctatgaatagtagcaaaaataagctgaatagtaaaataagttgacaaaattaatcatgccaaacgCAAACTTAGAAGGAATTtatactaaaatataaaaaatgaatgctAAAATGGTactgttcatttaattttttcttatttggatGAAACAAATATAAGACAAAGAATGGATCAGACTTATATAAGTGTTACGTCTCAagcttattttaaaagaaatagtCTAACCTCTAACTAGTCGttacttacttttttctcaaaaacctcaaaaaaaaaaaaaaaaaaaaaaaaaaaaaaaaaaaaaaaccctagtttaaacacttatataaatatatattcttaCTCCCTCTTACCACAAGAAATATTCTGATCTTTAAGATAAGTTAGACGCTGATCTTTAAGATAAGATTTTCctaatatatatagtattaaattaggaagctatatatatatatatatatatatatatatatatatatatatatttatatattaaaaccAACCTATCTGTCTCAATCTCATTTAGGGTTTGTTTAAGatccttttattttgttgaagtagaaaactttttgctaaaaatattgtagataaaagtaaaaattagctgaaatagtacaataagatccataaatattatcaaaaagtgcaatgagatccatgaatagtagcaaaaataagctgaatagtaaaataagttaacaaaattaatcatgccaaacgcacacttagaaggaatttatactaaaatataaaaaatgaatgctaaaatagtactgttaatttaattttttcttatttggatGAAACAAATATAAGACAAAGAATGGATCAGACTTATATAAGTGTTACGTCTCAagcttattttaaaagaaatagtCTAACCTCTAACTAGTTGGtacttacttttttctcaaaaaccgaaaaaaaaaaaggttgagagactggtcaaaaaaaaaaaaaaaacctagtttaaacacttgtataaatatatattcttaCTCCCTCTTACCACAAGAAATATTCTGATCTTTAAGATAAGTTAGACGCTGATCTTTAGTcactattttcctttttcccctaagaaattttcaaattctaaCTCTTattaagagagttttttttttttttttgggttatgttAATCTAATTAAATATATCTGggtcattttctcaaaaaaaaaaaaaaaaatatatatatatatatatatatatctggtTCAATCGGCCATTATAAATCCCATCTGGCCACTGGCCCACTACCCACaggctgcttttttttttttttttttgtgtctttctCCCCAAGTAAATTGAGACAACACACCATGATGGAGAAACGGGGTAAAATATAGACTTTAATTCTTACCCCTAAATTTCCTGTATAGTGTTTATCAAAGTCTAGCTTAAATTGCAACATTTCCATCTTGTTTCTATAGGCCAtgataacaaaaaatttcacactcAAGCTAGTCAAAGTAAATATGTTTTCTCTAGTAATGTCACTATCAATAATGCTTACAAAgttcatcaataataataataataataatgcttaCAAAGTTACAAGGAAAAGGGATGGCTTCTTTAATGGCATCCTTTTCAATTttggcatttttaaaaaaagattaaatccTATAAGGATGtgtaaaactcaagttttataCCTTCCAattttaacatgcatatcatcatatcacacattaaaaaatagatataaccCAATACTCATCTGAAAATCTAACCCAATAgggagtttattgagatgttattaggtgtgataggatttattgaattttaaattaaaaattgatgtaACAATCTCCTattggaaaatataaaatataggtctcatccttaccaaattcggactcttaaaaaaaaaaaaaggttatttccCTTTGTGCTTAATTAATAGTTGAATTCATAGTAGTGAGTGTTGCAGGGTATAAACTAATTGACTACTACATATCTGTTTGGAGATAGAAAGAAATAAGATTGAAATTAATTTGGAAGGCAAATGTATGCATGCATGCAGGTGGTATCGTGCATGGACGAAGTTCATATTAATGTGGGCGTTGTACTCCTCCTTCTTCACACCCTTCGAGTTCGGCTTCTTCCGGGGATTGCCTGGCAACCTCTTTGTGGTGGACATTATTGGCCAGATTGTTTTCCTTATCGACattcttttgcatttctttttggcTTACAGAGACAGCCAGACGTACAGAATGATCTATAAGCGTACCCCCATTGCACTCAGGTTTATTTTCATTCCATTTGTTTTATGGTGGTTTGTTAAATGTGAAGTTTGCTACGCGGATTTAAAATTTGACTAGGGTCTTTTCCATGCAAAAAGGGAATCTTTTGTTACAATCGAAGCAAAACCGATGTGAATTGTTCAATTAATTTAGAGGAAATCCAAAGATGTCTTAGATGGAACTATATGCTGGTcatgtttagaatttttaataCGGTATACATTTTGCTTCCGTTAAATTGCTGATTCATCTTTCCTTCCCCCTCGCCCTcaccctctctctttttttttttttctttttcaaattcttgGCTGCAGGTActtgaaatctaattttatcATTGATCTTCTTGCTTGTATGCCTTGGGATATTATCTACAAGGTATCACTTTTTTAAAGTATACATTGCTTAACACTAGTTTTTCTTGCTTTTAATATCTTGAAGGAATACAAGagattgttttgttttctattttctcaagttaccttttattttatttcactttCTCATCTTCTACTTTAAATTGTATTTAGGATTTGTATTTTGGAAGGACCATTGGAGAATTTAGAGTATTCTCATAATCCTTTAAGCATGAAGATCCTAATATTTGAGAGCATTTGTATGTGATGTGTCCATTCTGTTAATGGCAATAGCACTTAGATGAGAAtttccatttatatatatatttttgttctaAATACATTTTTTGTATGTTGGATTTCAAGTAATGAACTCATTTGTAAATTTGACAATGTCTTCTCATTATGCCACCTATTGTAATGCATCTTGTTTTCTTATATGCATTACATTAGCtgtccattaaaaaaataaggcaCGAATCTAGTTAGATGCAATGTTTTCTTGCACAAAGGGGTATGGGATCTTGGAACCATGGTTTGCTGGGATTTGAGCTTTTTGTGACTTCCTCATCAAATCATTTTAGTGAGACATTTTTTTATACTCCCATTGATAGTCTCTCAGATAAGAATCAGAGACACCTATGAAATACGTAATGGAGAGTAGGGTCTGTTATTTAATAAAGTTTGGAGCATATAGTCATATACTAAGATATCTGGAAGTTGTAAAAGTTTCCTGGTAATATGATTTTTAAGTTGCTCTCTGTTACCATTTTGAGAAATATGTTCTGAACAGGGTTGTGGAAGAAAAGAGGGAGTGAGGTACCTTCTATGGATCAGATTAAGTCGGGTCCGCAAAGTCACTAAGTTTTTTCAAAGTATGGAGAAGGATATACGTATCAATTACATGTTTACCAGGATTGTGAAACTTCTTGCTGTCGAACTCTATTGCACACATACAGCGGCATGCATCTTTTACTATTTGGCTACAACTCTTCCTCCTTCTCAAGAGGGTTACACATGGATTGGAAGTTTAAAGTTGGGTGACTATAGTTATTCACAGTTTAGAGAGATTGGTATTTGGAAGCGCTACATAACATCTTTATATTTCGCCATTGTTACCATGGCTACTGTTGGTAAGTTTCTCTCCCCCCTCTAAATTACTTTAATATCACTAGTTATAACTAGAAGTATTATGGTTTTGTGATGTTCATTATTGTGATGCAccaacaattattttatgtatcCAGCATATGCATTATCTCTCACATATGGGTCTACACAATTATTGGATCTACATGCTATGAGAGGGATGATACATATGCTGGATGCATAAGATACCTTCACGTGATACATGACTTACTTAAGAATCATATGCATGAGATACCTTCATGTTTTGTCACTAAATTTTTCACTTACCTAAAATTTTTTctgcactttttttttcacttagcTTGTAccctttttttataataaaaaaattccattaaaggaacaattttattttggccatacATATGTAACGAACAATTTGTTTCATGAAGTGGGTTTAAGACCTATTgagtgcatgtgtaacttaccattcaaatataaaaaataaaaataaaaacaaattgtcTCATGTTAAGTGTGTCATACCATGCTTACAGTCCTCCCATGCTTTGAATGAAGGTTGCTGTAGGTTGGAAGCTAGTAAAATGATCTTTGACTCTTTGAAATACACTTGTAAAGTATCATAAAAACCCACCCGAAAAACCAACCTGTTCTCAATGCTATAGGCATGTCACACAGACACACTGATTTTGTTCCTAATTTTCTTTACaccacagacacacacacacatatatattcttaaatttCTCTTTTCTAATACGTTGTCAAGTATCTTTTTTACTGGCTATAATTTGTACAATTTGATGATTTAAGCACATTTGGTAATCCTCAGATTGATGTTCTGCAATGGTattgaataatattttatactTGCCTCCATTGACAATTGAGACAAATCTGGAATGTGAAAGTTTTCTCACTGTGTACTTAAATTAATGCCTTTGTCTATTGCAGGTTATGGAGATATACATGCAGTCAATATGAGGGAAATGATATTCATCATGATATATGTCTCTTTTGACATGGTTCTTGGTGCTTATTTGATTGGTAACATGACAGCATTGATTGTAAAAGGCTCAAAGACAGAGAAGTTCAGGGATAAAATGACAGATTTCATCAAATTTATGAACAGAAATAAACTTGGGAAGGACATCCGTAATCAAATTAAAGGTCACTTGCGCTTGAAGCATGAGAGTAGCTACACTGAGGCTGCTGTCCTTCAGGACATCCCCATGTCTATTCGGGCTAAGGTAAAGTAGAAACAAGAGGCTTTTTGAACCTCCATTTACcaattttgatgataaaaacCAGAAGAAGCATCTAGTGATTCCATCTACTGATCAGCTTAGTGAAATTACATGCTTTCCTCtcagaatttttcaaaattcttattgtttattgttctttttttggcttatgGTTTCAGTCCTCTATGTTTACCCGGGACACTATTTTGATGGATTTGTCTATGTAATGCATTAGTTAAATGAGTTTTTTGACTTGCAGCTGCATCTTTCATGTGACCATCATATTCTCAATAATTGCATACTATCTTGCACTGGTACTTTCAAGGGAGCTGTATTACAATACTCCGCAATATACATCTGATGCTTCTCATATGTATACaagatttgaataataaatcttcTAATTTTGGAAAACTTCATATACTTCTTGGACTTTCATTTACGAATATTGTACATGCCTTGAGCTAAgtcaaaaataagaataatatcTTAAAATTTACTTATTAAACTTGTCTCTAATAGTAAGAGTTGCATCAACTGTATACATGTATATATGCATGCATGagtgtatatatgtgtttgTGATAAGTGAGTGTGTATAAACCAATTTATATaattggggagagagagagaaagagtgagataATTACTTCTAATCCTTGTTGGACTTGGATCCATAATATTGAAAATATCAGGGCAAACTAAAGATTATAAGGAccacaaataaacaaattaaattaatagaAAGACCATGATAGGACCCATCAACTGGTATTACAGCCTATGTCCAGAAAATTTAGACATTGCTAAATACCCCAGGCATAGATCTcaagaaaactaaaattaaagGAATCACTAGCTTTGTAAAGCAAAAAAAGATAATAGTAAGATTTGGCAGTATCTAGAGTAGTCTTCGTAGGTCTCAAACTAAGTTGATGTCAATATAAAActtaatttcaagatttctttcATGTTCATGCTTTCTTTTCCTTGAGCCTCTTATCTTCCATATCagttggttaattaaattagcTATGTAAAAAAACTTTCGAACTATTCATGATGAGTTGAATCTTCTTTTTCAGATTTCCCAAACTTTATACTTGCCATACGTTGAAAAGGTTCCTCTTTTTAAGGGATGCTCTTCAGAATTCATCAACCAGATTGTAAGTTATTTTATTTccattatataatttataacaaaattttgtaagtgaTGCATGAtccaaacttgatttttagtttACAAAGTTCAATTTGTTTGTGGACTTCATTTGCCATTGATAATGGGCTTTTATTTTCCGTTAATAATGTGAATCAACTTTAGAGGCTAGGAAATCATTAAATATGCTGCTTCAGGGTCTTCTCTAGTTTGGGAATACTCAAACTCTGTTGCGCTATTTTGCATGGACATGGAAATTGTACATGGTGCTTTGAAGCAGGACCTGGACACAGTTTGTACTTGAATTGTGTGTGCGAAGTCATAAATTCTCAGTagcccccaaaattttgatatgcAAGGACACTGATGTCAATGTAGTGCTCTAGCATAGATATGGTCTTAGAAAGGCTACTTCAAATTGAGTTGACTTGTAACATTAATGGCAGTGAAAGTTTAAGATCCTAAACTGTTGTTGTGTAACACTGTAACATCACATAAATTGTAAGAGAGAATTTCCTTTGTCGTACTGAAATCCTTGGCTTCTATGAATATATGAAGTTAGACTTTTTTGATTGATCTTGCAGGTTATTAGACTCCATGAGGAGTTTTTTCTCCCAGGAGAAGTGATAATGGAACAGGGAAATGTGGTAGATCAACTGTATTTCGTTTGTCATGGTGTGCTGGTAAGATTCCATGTTCTGTAGTCATTGCTGTCAATCATTAGTTTGTTTAACATtctggttttgttttttcttccttttgttcCACTTAAGTTTCTTAGATAAATCCTCTATTCTTTGGTTTCTATACATTCAAACTATGCACAAAGCTGTCAGCTGACTCAACTCACACCATACTTAGAATATTACAAATGTACATTAATACCTTTTGATTCAGTCtgatgtatatataaaaagatattaaaaaaaaaattccccattATATTGTGATTTTCAATTATGTTGTTTGCTGAGAATATCAGTATATGGATTCTGTTGTTCTCAAAATGCATATGTTTacaaatttaagaaaactaTTCTTCTGCAGGAGGAGGTAGGTATATGCGAAGATGGATCAGAAGAGACTGTTTCATTTCTACAACCTGACAGCTCATTTGGAGAAATTTCTATTCTCTGCAACATCCCTCAACCCTATACTGTTAGGGTTTGTGAACTATGCAGGCTTCTGCGGCTTGATAAACAATCATTTACAAATGTactagatatatatttttacgaTGGTCGTAAAATCTTGAACAACCTTCTAGAGgtaattatttgatttatttctgTTACTGTCTGTGCTTTTACTTTAGTTCCTGAAATTTCTGTCAGTGGCAATAGAGTTTAGAATTGAATATAATATAGAAATGCTTTTGAAGACATTCTTCAAAATTCTTGaacagttttttattctttatatagTTGACATTAATTTTCAACTATGTGCCCATAAGATGGCTAaaactttatataaaaaaaatgtacaggGAAAAGAGTCCAATCGAGTTAAGCAATTGGAGTCAGATATCACATTTCATATTGGAAAACAAGAAGCTGAGCTTGCTTTGAAGGTGAATAGTGTGGCTGATATTGGAGATTTGTACCAATTAAAGAGTTTTATCCGCGCTGGAGCTGATCCCAACAAGACAGATTATGATGGAAGGTCACCCTTGGTATGGAACTGCTTATACATGTTTTAAAATTGTCTAATAATTGGTCTTTCACTCCTTTCCCCCCCTTAATctctaagttttttattttatcaattatactgTCACATTTGATGGAATCTGTCTCCTACTTTAAATCTAATGATCTAGGCAAGCTTTGTCCTTTTTGAGGACTCCCTAAActtttgtttttacattttttttccctggaTACAAGACAAACAACAATTGGAATGCCATCTTTGACATTCATTAAGTGATTAACGAGGAACCTCAAGAGGCATCAAAACTATATCTTGCCCTATATTTCTACTGGAAGCAGAGAAAAATCCTTCACAGAGTTGGTTTCTCTGTCTAGATTTTTGTAGACTAATGATCTCAATTGACAATTGCTGAGACAGATGCATGATATTCTTCAGAacttctttcaattttcaagggatattttcaagtttttcattATGTCATTGGCAATAATATAATCAGAGAATCAGttgcaatgatgatgttttctTCTCCCTTAGCAACTTTTAGTCTCCCAAAAAGTGTAGCTTTTAGTTTATAAGCAATTCTGCTTCATATCCAGTAGCTAAACACATGTATAATCTGCCCTTGCTACCTCTTATCTCCCTTCCAGAGCCACCTCTTCCATTCCCTCTGGTGGATTCTCTGATTTACAAGCTTTATGGGCTCTCTGGATGAAGTCAGTCTCAATGCTTCAGTTGCGTAGATCCTCTTCTTCAACTTATCAGGAAATAGGACCAAGGAAAACtccaattattattttgattaggaatgggaaaaaaaaaatcccaatacCTTTATTCTTTTGAGTTTGCACGACCTGCTTACCTCCAGTAAACTTCATTGCAATGTCATCACTTAATCCATGCAAATCCAATCTCATCCCCCTTCCTCCTATTGTTGTCAACAATCTAACCAACTTCTTGTTCTAAGCTTCAAAGCAAAGTATCTCTAGCTATAGTCAGCAATTGGAAAACACTATCAGCCAGATTGGTTTAGTGGATCTGTGTTTAGAAAACATATAACTTCTCCAGCTGTTGAAAATTCCTTAGCCCAAAAGCAAGTCTTGAGTTTGTGGCATTTCTCTAGAGTTAGCATTTATGTGTTGTTAAATCTTGAAAGCTGATATTTCTGTGCCTCCATATGAGTTCTGATTAACTGTATTTTAATGTTGGACCCATGATGGaactattgtttttgtttttacaagttGCAATAATGCCCACTCATGGTAGAAGCCTTAACCTTATCATCAATTCTTGAAATCCCAGAGTTTCCATATTATAGCAACCTTTCTTGAGGATTGTGTAAGCATGAAGAATAAATTAGCTGTAAGGCATGTCCTAGAGTTTTCATATTAAGTGAAGctatttcactttttaattGAAG
This DNA window, taken from Quercus robur chromosome 2, dhQueRobu3.1, whole genome shotgun sequence, encodes the following:
- the LOC126714109 gene encoding potassium channel SKOR-like isoform X1, with product MSVRKGEERHVVLEDTNGRKKEEEEEEEYEYEEVSERIKSSVASRFNLISNELGLASNFRKFSRESLLLGIKDLSTGLVIHPDNRWYRAWTKFILMWALYSSFFTPFEFGFFRGLPGNLFVVDIIGQIVFLIDILLHFFLAYRDSQTYRMIYKRTPIALRYLKSNFIIDLLACMPWDIIYKGCGRKEGVRYLLWIRLSRVRKVTKFFQSMEKDIRINYMFTRIVKLLAVELYCTHTAACIFYYLATTLPPSQEGYTWIGSLKLGDYSYSQFREIGIWKRYITSLYFAIVTMATVGYGDIHAVNMREMIFIMIYVSFDMVLGAYLIGNMTALIVKGSKTEKFRDKMTDFIKFMNRNKLGKDIRNQIKGHLRLKHESSYTEAAVLQDIPMSIRAKISQTLYLPYVEKVPLFKGCSSEFINQIVIRLHEEFFLPGEVIMEQGNVVDQLYFVCHGVLEEVGICEDGSEETVSFLQPDSSFGEISILCNIPQPYTVRVCELCRLLRLDKQSFTNVLDIYFYDGRKILNNLLEGKESNRVKQLESDITFHIGKQEAELALKVNSVADIGDLYQLKSFIRAGADPNKTDYDGRSPLHLAASRGHEDITLFLIQEGVKINIRDNFGNTPLVEAIKNGHDQIASLLYKEGASLMIDNPGSFLCTAVAKGDSDFLKRILSYGIDPNSRDYDHRTPLHVAASEGLYLMAQLLLEAGASVFSKDRWGSTPLDEGRMCGNKNLIKLLEHAKSAQLSESLNSSQEITDKLHRKKCTVFPFHPWDPKENRRHGIMLWVPHTIKELIQTAAEQLQTPSVSCILSEDAGKILDVDMIGDGQKLYLVSETQ
- the LOC126714109 gene encoding potassium channel SKOR-like isoform X2; protein product: MSVRKGEERHVVLEDTNGRKKEEEEEEEYEYEEVSERIKSSVASRFNLISNELGLASNFRKFSRESLLLGIKDLSTGLVIHPDNRYLKSNFIIDLLACMPWDIIYKGCGRKEGVRYLLWIRLSRVRKVTKFFQSMEKDIRINYMFTRIVKLLAVELYCTHTAACIFYYLATTLPPSQEGYTWIGSLKLGDYSYSQFREIGIWKRYITSLYFAIVTMATVGYGDIHAVNMREMIFIMIYVSFDMVLGAYLIGNMTALIVKGSKTEKFRDKMTDFIKFMNRNKLGKDIRNQIKGHLRLKHESSYTEAAVLQDIPMSIRAKISQTLYLPYVEKVPLFKGCSSEFINQIVIRLHEEFFLPGEVIMEQGNVVDQLYFVCHGVLEEVGICEDGSEETVSFLQPDSSFGEISILCNIPQPYTVRVCELCRLLRLDKQSFTNVLDIYFYDGRKILNNLLEGKESNRVKQLESDITFHIGKQEAELALKVNSVADIGDLYQLKSFIRAGADPNKTDYDGRSPLHLAASRGHEDITLFLIQEGVKINIRDNFGNTPLVEAIKNGHDQIASLLYKEGASLMIDNPGSFLCTAVAKGDSDFLKRILSYGIDPNSRDYDHRTPLHVAASEGLYLMAQLLLEAGASVFSKDRWGSTPLDEGRMCGNKNLIKLLEHAKSAQLSESLNSSQEITDKLHRKKCTVFPFHPWDPKENRRHGIMLWVPHTIKELIQTAAEQLQTPSVSCILSEDAGKILDVDMIGDGQKLYLVSETQ